The Desulfatiglans anilini DSM 4660 genome contains a region encoding:
- a CDS encoding ATP-binding protein: MKVMRKIIEIDEEKCDGCGQCVPACAEGAITVQDGKARLVAERYCDGLGACLGECPRDAIRIVEREAEDFDEEAVEAYLEEQEKHQPAAAACCPSQQVAVFEPGARFPSAEASGGDSALSHWPVQIHLVPPTAPFLKGADLLVTADCVPVAYGAFHRDFVQGKVVLMGCPKFDDVPAYLQKFTDIFKQAGIRSVTILSMEVPCCSALPGIVKKAMAAAGKNIPVEEVLIGRRGAILDRVQSAA, translated from the coding sequence ATGAAAGTGATGCGGAAGATCATCGAGATCGACGAAGAGAAGTGCGACGGCTGCGGGCAGTGCGTGCCCGCCTGCGCCGAGGGGGCCATCACCGTTCAGGACGGAAAGGCCCGCCTGGTGGCCGAACGCTACTGCGATGGGCTGGGGGCCTGCCTGGGGGAATGCCCGCGGGATGCCATCCGGATCGTCGAGCGGGAGGCCGAGGACTTTGACGAGGAGGCGGTCGAGGCGTATCTGGAGGAGCAGGAGAAGCACCAGCCGGCGGCCGCGGCCTGCTGCCCGTCGCAGCAGGTCGCCGTCTTCGAGCCCGGGGCCCGGTTCCCCTCGGCCGAGGCGTCGGGCGGCGATTCGGCCCTTTCCCACTGGCCGGTCCAGATTCATCTGGTGCCGCCTACGGCGCCTTTCCTGAAAGGCGCGGACCTCCTCGTGACGGCGGACTGCGTGCCGGTCGCCTACGGGGCGTTCCACCGGGATTTCGTCCAGGGAAAGGTCGTCCTGATGGGGTGTCCGAAATTCGACGACGTCCCGGCCTACCTGCAGAAATTCACCGACATCTTCAAGCAGGCGGGCATCCGTTCGGTCACCATCCTGAGCATGGAGGTTCCGTGCTGTTCGGCGCTGCCGGGCATTGTCAAGAAGGCCATGGCGGCGGCCGGGAAAAACATCCCCGTCGAAGAGGTCCTCATCGGCCGCCGGGGCGCGATTCTGGATCGCGTCCAGAGCGCCGCCTGA
- a CDS encoding HD domain-containing protein, with the protein MKCPGQDSRYWKPGAIFEAKCPECGNTVEFFKDDTTRLCKACGHRMLNPNMDFGCAAYCRYAEQCIGNLPPELLAQKENLLKDRVAIEMKRYFKRDFKRIGHAGRVARYAERIGKEEAGNLAVILSAAYLHDVGITVSEEKHPGESARDHEEEGVPVARGILEGLGAREELIEEVCDIIAHHHHPRAEEDIEFKCVYDADLIANLEEKHKEEPLTEAELERTIADRFYTGSGKALAREVLMGGQA; encoded by the coding sequence ATGAAATGTCCCGGACAGGATAGCCGCTACTGGAAACCGGGGGCCATCTTCGAGGCCAAGTGCCCGGAGTGTGGCAACACGGTCGAGTTCTTCAAGGATGACACGACCCGTCTTTGCAAGGCGTGCGGGCACCGGATGCTCAACCCGAACATGGACTTCGGGTGCGCGGCCTATTGCCGCTACGCCGAGCAGTGCATCGGAAATCTGCCCCCAGAGCTGCTGGCCCAGAAGGAGAACCTCCTCAAAGACCGGGTGGCTATCGAGATGAAGCGCTATTTTAAACGGGACTTCAAGCGCATCGGGCATGCCGGCCGGGTGGCGAGGTACGCGGAGCGGATCGGGAAGGAGGAGGCGGGAAACCTGGCCGTCATCCTCTCGGCCGCCTACCTCCACGACGTCGGCATCACGGTCTCGGAGGAAAAGCACCCCGGTGAGAGCGCCCGAGACCACGAAGAGGAGGGGGTGCCGGTCGCGCGCGGGATCCTCGAAGGGCTGGGGGCGCGGGAGGAGCTGATCGAAGAGGTCTGCGACATCATTGCGCACCACCATCACCCGCGGGCGGAAGAAGACATCGAATTCAAATGTGTTTACGACGCCGATCTGATCGCCAACCTCGAGGAGAAGCACAAGGAGGAGCCGTTGACGGAGGCGGAACTGGAGCGGACGATCGCCGATCGTTTCTACACCGGGAGCGGCAAGGCCCTTGCGCGTGAGGTGTTGATGGGAGGACAGGCATGA
- a CDS encoding cupin domain-containing protein has translation MKKIDLYEENTFNDLHMKRFLVHDSPYFKIINFNFKAGQELPIHSHDIEGQLSLVVLEGTGEFLAKDGTLPAKAGDVLISDISEPHGIRAKSDMRVLVTIAPPI, from the coding sequence ATGAAAAAGATCGACCTCTATGAGGAAAATACATTCAACGACCTTCACATGAAGCGTTTCCTGGTGCACGATTCGCCCTATTTCAAGATCATCAACTTCAACTTCAAGGCCGGGCAGGAACTGCCCATCCACTCCCACGACATCGAAGGGCAGCTGAGCCTGGTCGTGCTGGAGGGGACCGGGGAGTTTCTGGCCAAGGACGGCACCCTGCCCGCCAAGGCCGGGGACGTCTTGATTTCGGACATCAGTGAACCGCACGGGATCCGGGCGAAGAGCGACATGCGCGTCCTCGTCACCATCGCGCCGCCGATCTGA
- a CDS encoding ferredoxin — translation MGKRVVIEEEECIGCGSCEELCPEVFKLNPDTEKAEVIKPEGGPEDEIQEAIDTCPVECIHWE, via the coding sequence ATGGGAAAACGGGTTGTAATCGAAGAAGAGGAATGCATCGGCTGCGGCTCCTGCGAGGAGCTTTGCCCTGAGGTTTTCAAACTGAACCCGGATACGGAAAAGGCCGAGGTGATCAAGCCCGAAGGCGGGCCGGAGGACGAGATCCAGGAGGCGATCGACACCTGCCCGGTCGAGTGCATCCACTGGGAGTGA